From the genome of Candidatus Polarisedimenticolia bacterium, one region includes:
- a CDS encoding tetratricopeptide repeat protein, whose translation MPAHRVPGIAVGWPSGRPGARRRIAGWPAVWLLAAVGASSCGPAREPGTTGAGNPGAPGEALPAASLETGLKLYQRGDLKGAEPHLAGALKRAPDDHRILEALGSIYARTDRFKQAEESFRAALRVAPAALGARLGLAAVCIDTGRYDEARALLAEAERREPGNLTARLKGALLDVRLGRIAEGEAGARSVIAGQPGSAEAHYVLGLALERRGAIAEAAEEMRRVQAIAPAHPGAISHLVTLTTRLGQTAEAGRWRRAQQQALSRLHVEERVRDHRIKGVEAFNREDYGAALAEFQAIAREDPNDPQVYLHLGSTLLALGRPDEARSALDRCLALDPRNERALAEMGRLHALANRLDEAIASLEKAIAANPEFAEPHYYLAGIYMARGEADRYREEMKIFDGLRARSQGSALDVQPERAP comes from the coding sequence ATGCCAGCCCATCGTGTGCCCGGAATCGCCGTGGGATGGCCGTCGGGTCGCCCCGGGGCGCGGCGAAGGATCGCGGGGTGGCCCGCGGTGTGGCTCCTCGCGGCGGTCGGCGCGTCATCGTGCGGCCCCGCCCGGGAGCCCGGCACCACCGGGGCGGGGAACCCCGGCGCCCCGGGTGAGGCGCTCCCGGCGGCATCCCTGGAGACCGGCCTGAAGCTCTACCAGCGGGGGGACCTCAAGGGGGCCGAGCCGCACCTGGCAGGCGCATTGAAGCGGGCGCCGGACGACCACCGAATCCTCGAAGCACTCGGCTCGATCTATGCCCGCACCGATCGCTTCAAGCAGGCGGAGGAGAGCTTTCGCGCCGCGCTGCGGGTTGCTCCGGCCGCCCTCGGGGCGCGCCTCGGCCTGGCGGCGGTCTGCATCGACACCGGCCGTTATGACGAGGCGCGGGCCCTGCTCGCCGAGGCGGAGCGGCGGGAGCCGGGCAACCTGACCGCCCGGTTGAAGGGGGCGCTGCTCGATGTGCGTCTCGGGCGCATCGCGGAGGGGGAGGCCGGAGCGCGGTCGGTCATCGCGGGCCAGCCGGGCAGCGCCGAGGCCCATTACGTCCTGGGCCTGGCGCTCGAGAGGCGCGGGGCCATCGCCGAGGCCGCCGAGGAAATGCGCCGCGTCCAGGCCATCGCCCCGGCCCATCCGGGCGCGATCAGCCACCTGGTCACGCTCACGACCCGACTCGGTCAGACGGCGGAGGCGGGGCGCTGGCGCCGGGCTCAGCAACAGGCCCTATCGCGGCTCCACGTCGAGGAGCGGGTCCGCGATCACCGGATCAAGGGCGTCGAGGCGTTCAACCGGGAAGACTATGGGGCGGCGCTTGCCGAGTTCCAGGCGATCGCCCGCGAAGACCCCAACGATCCTCAGGTATACCTGCACCTGGGATCGACCCTTCTCGCTCTCGGCAGGCCGGACGAGGCCAGGAGCGCGCTGGATCGGTGCCTGGCGCTCGATCCCCGCAACGAGAGGGCGCTCGCAGAGATGGGGCGGCTGCACGCCCTGGCCAATCGCCTGGACGAGGCGATCGCCTCGCTCGAGAAGGCGATCGCCGCCAATCCCGAGTTCGCCGAGCCGCACTACTACCTTGCCGGCATCTACATGGCGCGAGGGGAGGCGGACCGCT